In Brachypodium distachyon strain Bd21 chromosome 5, Brachypodium_distachyon_v3.0, whole genome shotgun sequence, the genomic window CTAAAGGACTTCTAAGCATGCCCAAAGCATACATTATTGCAATCACCACCCCTTGCCACCAAGTCAAGAATACTATTGATTTGAATGAAAGAAACTTAGCCAGAGGCTTTATATGTGCCAATTCGTCCTTGGTAGCTGTGTACCATTCTACTAAACAGTACAGGGCCCAAAATTGACTGAAATTCAGGACTGCAGCAAAGTAAGGGTATCTGCATCAAAAGAGATGTGCAGGGGTTATAAGATAAAATGGAGCAAAACATAAGCATATCGAAAGAAATTCATTGATTTAGCTATCTCAGCTTGGGTTTTGAGGGAAAGAGTGGAAAGTGAGATCTAGATTAAACTTTTGATGATTGGGAAGCAAAAGTGAAGCATGTTCTGATCTGTTTCATTCATCGTGATGAAGATTAAATGAAAAACTCTACAAAGTCAACTCTTCTGCATAAAGAACTCAAGTATGGACAGTACCTTATTCTCATATGAGACTAGATAAGCAGAAGAGAGAGAATAATCTTACCCACAACGCAAATTGAATTCACCCTCACAATATACACCGAAAGCTTCTAGAAAAAGAGATAAGCTGGCTGTGAGTGTCTTTATAATAACCTGCATGAGCAAAGCACTTTAACTAACTTATTCTGAATTTTCCAGAATTAACAAATAGCAATATGAGATAGTGGACATACATATTGGAAGATTCCGAATTTGATAATCTGGTAAAACCGTGTGCCCATTCGCCAGGGTTTCAATATTAAATTCACAGGAAAATGATGGTGTATGATTGCTTTCTCAGGGGCATCATGCAGAAGGGGTTGTCCAGAACCCGAGCCGCCTTCCCTCTTCAAAAAAGCAATTGTTTTATCTTCCCCACCTACATATAAACACatgcaagtaaaaaaaaacatacaagTAAACACCCACAAGTACAGAAAAAGGAATTAACAAGCTGCACCAAACACTACAATACATTGCCAAGTCATAGCAGAACACAGAGGATGCAAAATGAAAGGAAACAATTATGGTAAGGCAATTAAGATTAAGAGTCATGATACACTTGTCTTAAGACAAACTATGAACTACAAACTCTTTAGTTCAGCATATGGTGTAAAGATGAGATGATTGCACTTTCTTTTGAAACTGGAACAGACAGGGGAATCGACTGACAGACACCAGCTGGACCACCAATTCATAGGtggaaaacattttttaataTTCCTACTAATTTAAATTATGCAGTtgtctttaaaaaaaattcatgcatCAGCTAAAACAGTTAAGTTTTTGCGCATGTGAAAACAAGAAAGTATCTTTTgtatcagcaaaaaaaaaccagacTAACGCCATTTGTTTTGAGCTCTTTGGCCAATATGAATCAGAAGCAGCTCCCAAAAAGGCACCACTTCTTCAAGCTCCTAGATACCTCGACGCCTGTGATGCTCACTAGGCTTTGTGTGGTCAGATGGACATTCACTGATGACACATTGCAGTATCGCACAAGTAGAGGAATCTCTTTTGTGGTACCATTCAGCTTGCTAGGCCCTTATCTCTCGCTAACTTCCCAAAATTGCCCTAAGTAAAGTAGTGTACAAGAGGGGTCTACTCTGTAAACTAAATTGCCCTGTTCAGTCATAACCACTGGTTCAATGCTTCTTGTATAAACCGGTGGCTTCGAACAACATTTTTCCGGCCCAGCCAAGAGTTTGATCTTTCGGGATTTGGGGATAAGGGAGCGTTGATGCCTCTGGTTAAATTTCTTTCCCGGGAAGTCCAGTCTGGTTTCATACTATGCTATAAATCAACTGAGAAAACCATGCGATCTAGTATTCATATGTACAGGGCAATAATGAAGTCAAGAGGCACTCCCACCACAAGGTTGAGTTGTTCAAAAGTATGTTTTACCCGTATTCTGCAAAAGGAAATTTTAAGTGCGAAGTATAGCAACAGCCTGAACATTAGCACTTCAAAGCAAAAAGTGTATCTTTATCAGTTGTCCAAATCTACACTAAATACAAGTAAAGAAGAAAAGGTAACTGCTGCAGGTAACAAAGTAGAGGTAATCACAATGTCACTAGACACAACTTACCTAAACATGCAGTAATATATCTTCCAAAGCAGTACATAGCAAATGCCTCATAACCATCGCGCAAGATTCCACAGTAAACATTGGTATTTGGATCTATCAAAGAAACATACTGttcaaaaagaagaacaatATCATTAGTACATTACACATATTGTTGAAATAATTTAACACATGGAGAAATCGACTAGAGGTTTTACCGACTCAATTGCATAGCAAGGTACCATCAAGATAACACCGAGAACAAATTTCTGTTCCTGCATAAGTAGAGCAAAACACAAAACTGTAAAAAAAGTGCTTCTTATACTACTTGTAACGACTGACGGGGATCGACCttcttttcctcaaaaaatactactccggACTTGTAAACAAAACTaggtaaaaaaaactgatgaCAAAGTTCAGTAATAGAAAAGCAGATAACCTCTGGGTTGTTGTACGCCGAGAGATGCTCAAATATCAGGTACATGGAGAGGGACAAGGCAAGCAGCACAAAGAATCCAGCAACCAGCGTGGCCCATGTGGGAGCTGTGTACTGCGCCATCAAGGGCATGAGGAGCTCCAAATTGACCCTCATGGCGGCCGGGAAGCACTTGTTCGCGGCGCGGGGGGACGATCGACGGGCGGCCAATTCTGACCTACCCAAGAGGATGCGCGGGGAACATAGGGGGCGTTCCCGGCGTGCGAAGAAATCTGACCTACCGGAGAGGCACGGCGCGGGAGCGATCGATGGGCCGCCGAGTCCGCGGTTGGATCGAGGCGATTTGGGCGTCGCGTTGCGGCGGGAGGGCTCTCCGGGTGATTTCCGGCGAGACGGAGCGGCGGAGAGGGGAGGCGAGGAGTCCCGAGTCGTGACGGCGTCGGCGGTCTGTTCCACCCTCTGTCCTGTGGGCCGGCGGCTTCTGCAAGGTGATGACTTGGCAGAAAGGTTTTAACCAAACCAGCTGCCTACTAAGGTCAAACGGAGACCAAATCGCGGTCCAGCTGGGCCTCTGCAGCCCACACAGAAAAAGGCCCAACCGATCAATCGACCTGTCAGGCCCGCCAGAATCTCGTTTCTCTGCATTGCTTCTTCTGCAGTCTGCACTGATGACTCTGCATCATCCTCTCCGCGGATCTCCTTCGCTTCTTTTATTTTCCCACCCCCTTCTTGATTCCGCTATCCCACTTTCCAGCATCCCCTGTCATCGGCGATGGGTATCAATCGGTAAGGTACAGACGTACAGTAGGGGATTGATTAGCCGGCCTCTCCACGATTTTGGGATCGATTGCTCCATCACTGATGTGTTATCAAAGGGTAAGAGTATGATTGGTTTGCACTCAAAATCTACTTCTGACAATATTTGAAGACCATAATTCTGGTTGTTTTTTGGCTAGTCGCAAGAAATTTAAATCAGTATGACTCCTTTCCCACTCTTTTTTTACAGCACACTCCTTTCCCACTCTAGCTTATCTGTTTTATCAACATTGACCAAACTATGGGCAAAGTAAAACCTTGGCCACATTTGGGCTCAAATCAAACATATTTTCAGTCTACCTAAATTTTGCGCTTGATCCTATTAGCATAGATAGaccaatgatttttttttttgccggaGGGTGCACTTGGGTTCTCACATCAAACAAATGCAAACCACCAGCGGACTGTAGCTGGCACAGGCTACCTAGtgcaatataaataaataaatgtagaTAAGTATTTCCAATGCGTATAGCACAAAGAAATTCTTCTGCGGTACAAAGATATTTTCTTGGACAGAAGCATAGTTTTATATTTAACATCACTATAGAAAGAATTAAGAAAAGAACCACGACAAATTGTTCAATGTTATGCAATCATTTTCGAATGCCAGAATCTGGACGGAACCACTGTATATTTCATGTATCCAACAATTCGAACAACAAAATGGAACTCCAGCAGATTCTTTACCATCTCgcagaagaaaagagaggtTATTGCTTCATTTCATGCAAACACATGTTCTTTACAAGGTTCCACAACACTAAAACGAAGGCTAAACCATTATTAGCCGCGGCATAATCGGATGGACTGACTACTCAGATTGTCGTTCATGACATAACATATACATACTAAGATTATTGCAACGTCACAAGTGTGCTGTAAGGAAATCTGATGCACTTCTGTGCAACATCGACacattttccttgttttgaGAGCAAAGCTAAAATCTATCCAGAGGAATAGATTCAACAAGATCGCAGCCGAATATTCATTGCCTCACCTGACTACAGTAGTAAGAACACCGCAGGCTCCACTTTTGCTGCACACCCGAACTTGAGTGTACTGTATTTCCGGTGCACGCCTGTAAGCTTGCCTCCTCCGGCCTTTTGGTGGAATTGTACCATCATGTTGGAGCACTCACTAAcagaacaaacaaagaaagagaaacaaatGAATAGACAAGTCATGATGACCCTTGTAaatgacatacatatttgtAAATACGGGTAATTAGTAACTGAACGCAAACTTACATGAGCTGATCTCTGGAGTATCTGCTATGTAACTCACAGATCTTTGTCCAGTGCCGGCAATGATTGATAGCACATTGTGCAGTGTAAACCGCAGCGGCAGCAAGCAGCGAAGGGCGGTACTTGAGCATTTGGTATTCAACCAGGCATAGCTCAAGCATGAAAAAGGAAACTAGCTCTAGCTGTAATTACAACATGCATGGAGTTGTGTCAGTCGCAAAGgcaaaattttaattttgtgagTTGCTATTCAAATATGAAAATTCTAAGCAGTAGGTTATGATAATTCACCTGCTTGTCAGAATCTGCTGCCTTCAGAAATCTTCTCATAAAAACATATGGTGTTGGTACGGACATGTTGAACTGCAGAGTGTTTAGAATCAACTTTTCCTGCTCAAATAGAAGGTTTGCCTATTAGTATGGAACAAGCTGTAACATACATTAGAATAAAGAAATCATCAGAAGGTTACAATTGATGACTTTTGTCATGGTGAACCAATTATGTAAATAAAAATGTACTGTAAACATATTTCCACAATGCATTGACCATGCATTTAGTGGGAGTGcatactgtatttttttttgggtaatGCATAGTCTATTTAATGATATTACCATTTCCAGAATCTGTCCTCTCGTATAAGCCCGGTCAGAAATTAGCACCAGATCTTCAACAACTGGAACTGAGACTTCCTCATATTTACATGCAAGAAGCATAGCTGTCACTCCAACTAGCTGCAGCTTCTTCCTTGGCACTACCTTTTTTTCTAAGAATCTGTCGATTATGTTGACCGTAAGAAAGAGTGTCTCATCCATCAACTCAAACTTGTAATGAACCtatcaaaaataatataatgTATGAGTCCCAAATTCACAGTTTCAGATTAGTACAATTTACAAGATTGAGAAAGTCCAGGGTTTGCAAGCTTTTCTACCTCAATGAGCCAATCTACCAGAATAGCTCTCATCTTTTCATTTATGTCTTCTTGACTGGACATGTAATCAGGGTGCACACAACTTGTCTCCTGCATAAAACCGTATTGGTATCTAGTAATACTTAAATAAAAGTTAAGGAGCCCAAACCCTTGAACACACAACAGGAGAAAGAGCACTACTAGCACATGCTTTTGAGTCATGTCAATGAGCACATTGCTATCAGCTGCCACAAAAATGTTTTCCATTTTGAGTATAATTTGCATCAAGGAGATCACAATTTGTTATGAGCACATATCAGCAAAACAAGGATAGTATATTTGACATAAAACAAGATGAGAAGGCAGTGTTGTTATCGTGTTTTAGCTTGACGATTGTTATTACAAGGAGAGGGAAGACCATCACAAAATCCCTACCTTGCAATAAACTACTCTAAGTTTCACTCAAAATCCATGGACATTATAATTCATGTCGCACTGTCACTTAGTGATGCAAGGACAATATATTTGACCTAAGCATAATTATGGAAAGGCGAGGTTGTTGTTGCGTTTTAGCTTCACAATTGTATATATAGATGAACCAGTTCCAGTGTCTCCCAAT contains:
- the LOC100824148 gene encoding protein LAZ1 isoform X2: MRVNLELLMPLMAQYTAPTWATLVAGFFVLLALSLSMYLIFEHLSAYNNPEEQKFVLGVILMVPCYAIESYVSLIDPNTNVYCGILRDGYEAFAMYCFGRYITACLGGEDKTIAFLKREGGSGSGQPLLHDAPEKAIIHHHFPVNLILKPWRMGTRFYQIIKFGIFQYVIIKTLTASLSLFLEAFGVYCEGEFNLRCGYPYFAAVLNFSQFWALYCLVEWYTATKDELAHIKPLAKFLSFKSIVFLTWWQGVVIAIMYALGMLRSPLAQSLELKSSIQDFIICIEHRWALLQLFTSMCSLLSPMSS
- the LOC100824148 gene encoding protein LAZ1 isoform X1 — its product is MRVNLELLMPLMAQYTAPTWATLVAGFFVLLALSLSMYLIFEHLSAYNNPEEQKFVLGVILMVPCYAIESYVSLIDPNTNVYCGILRDGYEAFAMYCFGRYITACLGGEDKTIAFLKREGGSGSGQPLLHDAPEKAIIHHHFPVNLILKPWRMGTRFYQIIKFGIFQYVIIKTLTASLSLFLEAFGVYCEGEFNLRCGYPYFAAVLNFSQFWALYCLVEWYTATKDELAHIKPLAKFLSFKSIVFLTWWQGVVIAIMYALGMLRSPLAQSLELKSSIQDFIICIEMGIASVVHLYVFPAKPYELLANQSPGNISVLGDYVSSEPVDPYEIRESNRPSKMKLPQFEPDERSATNIKESVRDFVIGSGEYVIKDFKFTVNQAVRPVEKRFDKLMKKKDKYKKSQDDNWVSAKSPERPVRGIDDPLLSGSTSDSGVMKGKKHRRDFSSVAAVDSWGGGDKTPDGYEIRGRRWAVKS
- the LOC100824456 gene encoding cyclin-B2-1, which codes for MERARENRRPVVGKPVPSVRDMGNRRPLRDINNHVGAQPYPCAIAKKPMLEKKRDEQKPAPVSRRPVTRKFAASLNPGGEPVAPGVDPHNEPIPDGTTDDDIESVDDNDEMDEEEQNENVDESLMDIDSADLGNPLAATEYVEEIYKFYRENEETSCVHPDYMSSQEDINEKMRAILVDWLIEVHYKFELMDETLFLTVNIIDRFLEKKVVPRKKLQLVGVTAMLLACKYEEVSVPVVEDLVLISDRAYTRGQILEMEKLILNTLQFNMSVPTPYVFMRRFLKAADSDKQLELVSFFMLELCLVEYQMLKYRPSLLAAAAVYTAQCAINHCRHWTKICELHSRYSRDQLIECSNMMVQFHQKAGGGKLTGVHRKYSTLKFGCAAKVEPAVFLLL